One region of Oncorhynchus keta strain PuntledgeMale-10-30-2019 chromosome 24, Oket_V2, whole genome shotgun sequence genomic DNA includes:
- the LOC118357642 gene encoding thyroid hormone receptor alpha-like isoform X5, with the protein MEHMPKEQDPNLSEGEEKLWIDGPKRKRKNSSCSVKSMSEMNGYGQTGSESTGYIPSYLEKDEPCVVCGDKATGYHYRCITCEGCKGFFRRTIQKNLHPAYSCKYDGCCIIDKITRNQCQLCRFKKCIAVGMAMDLVLDDSKRVAKRRLIEENREKRKKEEMVKTLQNRPEPTGSEWELIRMLTEAHRHTNAQGSHWKQKRKFLLPCEDQIILLKGCCMEIMSLRAAVRYDAESETLTLSGEMAVKREQLKNGGLGVVSDAIFDLGKSLAQFNLDDTEVALLQAVLLMSSDRSGLTSSDKIEKCQETYLLAFEHYINYRKHNIPHFWPKLLMKVTDLRMIGACHASRFLHMKVECPTELFPPLFLEVFEDQEV; encoded by the exons GTGGATCGATGGCccgaaaaggaaaagaaagaacaGTTCATGTTCTGTGAAGAGCATGTCTG AAATGAATGGATACGgacagactgggtcagagagtACAG GGTACATCCCCAGCTACCTGGAGAAGGATGAACCGTGCGTGGTGTGTGGAGACAAGGCCACTGGCTACCACTACCGCTGCATCACCTGTGAGGGCTGCAAG ggTTTCTTTCGGCGGACAATTCAGAAGAACCTCCACCCCGCCTACTCCTGTAAGTACGATGGCTGCTGCATCATCGACAAGATCACCCGCAACCAGTGCCAGCTGTGCCGCTTCAAGAAGTGCATCGCAGTGGGCATGGCCATGGACC tcgtCCTGGATGACTCTAAGCGGGTGGCCAAGCGGCGTCTGATCGAGGAGAAccgggagaagaggaagaaggaggagatGGTGAAGACTCTGCAGAACCGTCCGGAGCCCACCGGCTCAGAGTGGGAGCTGATCCGCATGCTGACCGAGGCCCACCGCCACACCAATGCACAGGGCTCCCACTGGAAACAGAAACGCAAGTTCCTG cTGCCTTGTGAGGACCAGATCATCCTATTGAAAGGCTGCTGTATGGAGATCATGTCGCTGCGCGCCGCTGTGCGCTACGATGCAGAGAGCGAGACGCTGACCCTGAGCGGCGAGATGGCTGTCAAGCGGGAGCAGCTGAAGAACGGCGGCTTGGGCGTGGTGTCGGACGCCATCTTCGACCTGGGCAAGAGCCTGGCGCAGTTCAATCTGGACGACACGGAGGTGGCGCTGCTGCAGGCTGTGCTGCTCATGAGCTCAG ACCGCTCGGGCCTCACGAGCAGTGACAAGATCGAGAAGTGCCAGGAGACCTACCTGCTGGCGTTTGAACACTACATCAACTACCGCAAACACAACATTCCCCACTTCTGGCCCAAGCTGCTGATGAAGGTGACGGACCTGCGTATGATCGGGGCGTGCCACGCCAGCCGCTTCCTCCACATGAAGGTGGAGTGCCCAACTGAACTTTTCCCCCCGCTCTTCCTGGAGGTCTTCGAGGACCAGGAAGTGTGA
- the LOC118357642 gene encoding thyroid hormone receptor alpha-like isoform X1, giving the protein MEHMPKEQDPNLSEGEEKLWIDGPKRKRKNSSCSVKSMSEMNGYGQTGSESTGYIPSYLEKDEPCVVCGDKATGYHYRCITCEGCKGFFRRTIQKNLHPAYSCKYDGCCIIDKITRNQCQLCRFKKCIAVGMAMDLVLDDSKRVAKRRLIEENREKRKKEEMVKTLQNRPEPTGSEWELIRMLTEAHRHTNAQGSHWKQKRKFLPEDIGQSPVAPTSDGDKVDLEAFSEFTKIITPAITRVVDFAKKLPMFSGLPCEDQIILLKGCCMEIMSLRAAVRYDAESETLTLSGEMAVKREQLKNGGLGVVSDAIFDLGKSLAQFNLDDTEVALLQAVLLMSSDRSGLTSSDKIEKCQETYLLAFEHYINYRKHNIPHFWPKLLMKVTDLRMIGACHASRFLHMKVECPTELFPPLFLEVFEDQEV; this is encoded by the exons GTGGATCGATGGCccgaaaaggaaaagaaagaacaGTTCATGTTCTGTGAAGAGCATGTCTG AAATGAATGGATACGgacagactgggtcagagagtACAG GGTACATCCCCAGCTACCTGGAGAAGGATGAACCGTGCGTGGTGTGTGGAGACAAGGCCACTGGCTACCACTACCGCTGCATCACCTGTGAGGGCTGCAAG ggTTTCTTTCGGCGGACAATTCAGAAGAACCTCCACCCCGCCTACTCCTGTAAGTACGATGGCTGCTGCATCATCGACAAGATCACCCGCAACCAGTGCCAGCTGTGCCGCTTCAAGAAGTGCATCGCAGTGGGCATGGCCATGGACC tcgtCCTGGATGACTCTAAGCGGGTGGCCAAGCGGCGTCTGATCGAGGAGAAccgggagaagaggaagaaggaggagatGGTGAAGACTCTGCAGAACCGTCCGGAGCCCACCGGCTCAGAGTGGGAGCTGATCCGCATGCTGACCGAGGCCCACCGCCACACCAATGCACAGGGCTCCCACTGGAAACAGAAACGCAAGTTCCTG CCAGAGGACATAGGTCAGTCTCCCGTGGCGCCCACGTCGGACGGAGACAAGGTGGACCTGGAGGCCTTCAGTGAGTTCACCAAGATTATCACCCCTGCCATCACCCGCGTCGTCGACTTTGCCAAAAAACTTCCCATGTTCTCGGGG cTGCCTTGTGAGGACCAGATCATCCTATTGAAAGGCTGCTGTATGGAGATCATGTCGCTGCGCGCCGCTGTGCGCTACGATGCAGAGAGCGAGACGCTGACCCTGAGCGGCGAGATGGCTGTCAAGCGGGAGCAGCTGAAGAACGGCGGCTTGGGCGTGGTGTCGGACGCCATCTTCGACCTGGGCAAGAGCCTGGCGCAGTTCAATCTGGACGACACGGAGGTGGCGCTGCTGCAGGCTGTGCTGCTCATGAGCTCAG ACCGCTCGGGCCTCACGAGCAGTGACAAGATCGAGAAGTGCCAGGAGACCTACCTGCTGGCGTTTGAACACTACATCAACTACCGCAAACACAACATTCCCCACTTCTGGCCCAAGCTGCTGATGAAGGTGACGGACCTGCGTATGATCGGGGCGTGCCACGCCAGCCGCTTCCTCCACATGAAGGTGGAGTGCCCAACTGAACTTTTCCCCCCGCTCTTCCTGGAGGTCTTCGAGGACCAGGAAGTGTGA
- the LOC118357642 gene encoding thyroid hormone receptor alpha-like isoform X2 has product MHILHSHCVIRWIDGPKRKRKNSSCSVKSMSEMNGYGQTGSESTGYIPSYLEKDEPCVVCGDKATGYHYRCITCEGCKGFFRRTIQKNLHPAYSCKYDGCCIIDKITRNQCQLCRFKKCIAVGMAMDLVLDDSKRVAKRRLIEENREKRKKEEMVKTLQNRPEPTGSEWELIRMLTEAHRHTNAQGSHWKQKRKFLPEDIGQSPVAPTSDGDKVDLEAFSEFTKIITPAITRVVDFAKKLPMFSGLPCEDQIILLKGCCMEIMSLRAAVRYDAESETLTLSGEMAVKREQLKNGGLGVVSDAIFDLGKSLAQFNLDDTEVALLQAVLLMSSDRSGLTSSDKIEKCQETYLLAFEHYINYRKHNIPHFWPKLLMKVTDLRMIGACHASRFLHMKVECPTELFPPLFLEVFEDQEV; this is encoded by the exons GTGGATCGATGGCccgaaaaggaaaagaaagaacaGTTCATGTTCTGTGAAGAGCATGTCTG AAATGAATGGATACGgacagactgggtcagagagtACAG GGTACATCCCCAGCTACCTGGAGAAGGATGAACCGTGCGTGGTGTGTGGAGACAAGGCCACTGGCTACCACTACCGCTGCATCACCTGTGAGGGCTGCAAG ggTTTCTTTCGGCGGACAATTCAGAAGAACCTCCACCCCGCCTACTCCTGTAAGTACGATGGCTGCTGCATCATCGACAAGATCACCCGCAACCAGTGCCAGCTGTGCCGCTTCAAGAAGTGCATCGCAGTGGGCATGGCCATGGACC tcgtCCTGGATGACTCTAAGCGGGTGGCCAAGCGGCGTCTGATCGAGGAGAAccgggagaagaggaagaaggaggagatGGTGAAGACTCTGCAGAACCGTCCGGAGCCCACCGGCTCAGAGTGGGAGCTGATCCGCATGCTGACCGAGGCCCACCGCCACACCAATGCACAGGGCTCCCACTGGAAACAGAAACGCAAGTTCCTG CCAGAGGACATAGGTCAGTCTCCCGTGGCGCCCACGTCGGACGGAGACAAGGTGGACCTGGAGGCCTTCAGTGAGTTCACCAAGATTATCACCCCTGCCATCACCCGCGTCGTCGACTTTGCCAAAAAACTTCCCATGTTCTCGGGG cTGCCTTGTGAGGACCAGATCATCCTATTGAAAGGCTGCTGTATGGAGATCATGTCGCTGCGCGCCGCTGTGCGCTACGATGCAGAGAGCGAGACGCTGACCCTGAGCGGCGAGATGGCTGTCAAGCGGGAGCAGCTGAAGAACGGCGGCTTGGGCGTGGTGTCGGACGCCATCTTCGACCTGGGCAAGAGCCTGGCGCAGTTCAATCTGGACGACACGGAGGTGGCGCTGCTGCAGGCTGTGCTGCTCATGAGCTCAG ACCGCTCGGGCCTCACGAGCAGTGACAAGATCGAGAAGTGCCAGGAGACCTACCTGCTGGCGTTTGAACACTACATCAACTACCGCAAACACAACATTCCCCACTTCTGGCCCAAGCTGCTGATGAAGGTGACGGACCTGCGTATGATCGGGGCGTGCCACGCCAGCCGCTTCCTCCACATGAAGGTGGAGTGCCCAACTGAACTTTTCCCCCCGCTCTTCCTGGAGGTCTTCGAGGACCAGGAAGTGTGA
- the LOC118357642 gene encoding thyroid hormone receptor alpha-like isoform X3: MEHMPKEQDPNLSEGEEKLWIDGPKRKRKNSSCSVKSMSGYIPSYLEKDEPCVVCGDKATGYHYRCITCEGCKGFFRRTIQKNLHPAYSCKYDGCCIIDKITRNQCQLCRFKKCIAVGMAMDLVLDDSKRVAKRRLIEENREKRKKEEMVKTLQNRPEPTGSEWELIRMLTEAHRHTNAQGSHWKQKRKFLPEDIGQSPVAPTSDGDKVDLEAFSEFTKIITPAITRVVDFAKKLPMFSGLPCEDQIILLKGCCMEIMSLRAAVRYDAESETLTLSGEMAVKREQLKNGGLGVVSDAIFDLGKSLAQFNLDDTEVALLQAVLLMSSDRSGLTSSDKIEKCQETYLLAFEHYINYRKHNIPHFWPKLLMKVTDLRMIGACHASRFLHMKVECPTELFPPLFLEVFEDQEV, translated from the exons GTGGATCGATGGCccgaaaaggaaaagaaagaacaGTTCATGTTCTGTGAAGAGCATGTCTG GGTACATCCCCAGCTACCTGGAGAAGGATGAACCGTGCGTGGTGTGTGGAGACAAGGCCACTGGCTACCACTACCGCTGCATCACCTGTGAGGGCTGCAAG ggTTTCTTTCGGCGGACAATTCAGAAGAACCTCCACCCCGCCTACTCCTGTAAGTACGATGGCTGCTGCATCATCGACAAGATCACCCGCAACCAGTGCCAGCTGTGCCGCTTCAAGAAGTGCATCGCAGTGGGCATGGCCATGGACC tcgtCCTGGATGACTCTAAGCGGGTGGCCAAGCGGCGTCTGATCGAGGAGAAccgggagaagaggaagaaggaggagatGGTGAAGACTCTGCAGAACCGTCCGGAGCCCACCGGCTCAGAGTGGGAGCTGATCCGCATGCTGACCGAGGCCCACCGCCACACCAATGCACAGGGCTCCCACTGGAAACAGAAACGCAAGTTCCTG CCAGAGGACATAGGTCAGTCTCCCGTGGCGCCCACGTCGGACGGAGACAAGGTGGACCTGGAGGCCTTCAGTGAGTTCACCAAGATTATCACCCCTGCCATCACCCGCGTCGTCGACTTTGCCAAAAAACTTCCCATGTTCTCGGGG cTGCCTTGTGAGGACCAGATCATCCTATTGAAAGGCTGCTGTATGGAGATCATGTCGCTGCGCGCCGCTGTGCGCTACGATGCAGAGAGCGAGACGCTGACCCTGAGCGGCGAGATGGCTGTCAAGCGGGAGCAGCTGAAGAACGGCGGCTTGGGCGTGGTGTCGGACGCCATCTTCGACCTGGGCAAGAGCCTGGCGCAGTTCAATCTGGACGACACGGAGGTGGCGCTGCTGCAGGCTGTGCTGCTCATGAGCTCAG ACCGCTCGGGCCTCACGAGCAGTGACAAGATCGAGAAGTGCCAGGAGACCTACCTGCTGGCGTTTGAACACTACATCAACTACCGCAAACACAACATTCCCCACTTCTGGCCCAAGCTGCTGATGAAGGTGACGGACCTGCGTATGATCGGGGCGTGCCACGCCAGCCGCTTCCTCCACATGAAGGTGGAGTGCCCAACTGAACTTTTCCCCCCGCTCTTCCTGGAGGTCTTCGAGGACCAGGAAGTGTGA
- the LOC118357642 gene encoding thyroid hormone receptor alpha-like isoform X4 gives MHILHSHCVIRWIDGPKRKRKNSSCSVKSMSGYIPSYLEKDEPCVVCGDKATGYHYRCITCEGCKGFFRRTIQKNLHPAYSCKYDGCCIIDKITRNQCQLCRFKKCIAVGMAMDLVLDDSKRVAKRRLIEENREKRKKEEMVKTLQNRPEPTGSEWELIRMLTEAHRHTNAQGSHWKQKRKFLPEDIGQSPVAPTSDGDKVDLEAFSEFTKIITPAITRVVDFAKKLPMFSGLPCEDQIILLKGCCMEIMSLRAAVRYDAESETLTLSGEMAVKREQLKNGGLGVVSDAIFDLGKSLAQFNLDDTEVALLQAVLLMSSDRSGLTSSDKIEKCQETYLLAFEHYINYRKHNIPHFWPKLLMKVTDLRMIGACHASRFLHMKVECPTELFPPLFLEVFEDQEV, from the exons GTGGATCGATGGCccgaaaaggaaaagaaagaacaGTTCATGTTCTGTGAAGAGCATGTCTG GGTACATCCCCAGCTACCTGGAGAAGGATGAACCGTGCGTGGTGTGTGGAGACAAGGCCACTGGCTACCACTACCGCTGCATCACCTGTGAGGGCTGCAAG ggTTTCTTTCGGCGGACAATTCAGAAGAACCTCCACCCCGCCTACTCCTGTAAGTACGATGGCTGCTGCATCATCGACAAGATCACCCGCAACCAGTGCCAGCTGTGCCGCTTCAAGAAGTGCATCGCAGTGGGCATGGCCATGGACC tcgtCCTGGATGACTCTAAGCGGGTGGCCAAGCGGCGTCTGATCGAGGAGAAccgggagaagaggaagaaggaggagatGGTGAAGACTCTGCAGAACCGTCCGGAGCCCACCGGCTCAGAGTGGGAGCTGATCCGCATGCTGACCGAGGCCCACCGCCACACCAATGCACAGGGCTCCCACTGGAAACAGAAACGCAAGTTCCTG CCAGAGGACATAGGTCAGTCTCCCGTGGCGCCCACGTCGGACGGAGACAAGGTGGACCTGGAGGCCTTCAGTGAGTTCACCAAGATTATCACCCCTGCCATCACCCGCGTCGTCGACTTTGCCAAAAAACTTCCCATGTTCTCGGGG cTGCCTTGTGAGGACCAGATCATCCTATTGAAAGGCTGCTGTATGGAGATCATGTCGCTGCGCGCCGCTGTGCGCTACGATGCAGAGAGCGAGACGCTGACCCTGAGCGGCGAGATGGCTGTCAAGCGGGAGCAGCTGAAGAACGGCGGCTTGGGCGTGGTGTCGGACGCCATCTTCGACCTGGGCAAGAGCCTGGCGCAGTTCAATCTGGACGACACGGAGGTGGCGCTGCTGCAGGCTGTGCTGCTCATGAGCTCAG ACCGCTCGGGCCTCACGAGCAGTGACAAGATCGAGAAGTGCCAGGAGACCTACCTGCTGGCGTTTGAACACTACATCAACTACCGCAAACACAACATTCCCCACTTCTGGCCCAAGCTGCTGATGAAGGTGACGGACCTGCGTATGATCGGGGCGTGCCACGCCAGCCGCTTCCTCCACATGAAGGTGGAGTGCCCAACTGAACTTTTCCCCCCGCTCTTCCTGGAGGTCTTCGAGGACCAGGAAGTGTGA